From Bombina bombina isolate aBomBom1 chromosome 1, aBomBom1.pri, whole genome shotgun sequence:
tcccacataccttttcgcaaactcaaaacatgccattttgttttttgctgaaagtaatggctttattctggccactctgccataaagcccaactctatggagcatacggcttattgtcgtcctatgtacagatactccagtctctgctgtggaactctgcagctcctctagggttaccctaggtctctgtgctgcctctttgattaatgccctccttgcccggtccatgagttttggtgggcggccgtctcttggcaggtttgctgttgtgccatattctttccatttggttatgatagatttgatggtgctcctggggatcatcaaagatttggatattttttttataacctaaccctgacttgtacatgtcaacaacattgtcccttacttgtttggagagttccttggtcttcatggcagtgtttggttagtggtgcctcttgcttaggtgttgcatcctctggggcctttcaaaaaagatgtgtatatgtaatgacagatcatgtgacacttagattgcacacaggtggacatcatttcactaattatgtgacttctgaaggtaattggttgcaccagagctttttatgggcttcatgaCAAAGGgtgtgaatacatacgcacatgccaattttctgttttctatttctaaaaattttttgatgtatatatttttctcatttcacttcaccaacttagactattgtgttctgatccatcacataaaattcagattaataaaacattgaacttaaagggacactcaggttaaataaaatgttcatgattcagatacagcatgtaattttaaacaactttccaatttacttccattaaaaaaaaatgtgcagtcttttatatttatacttttttagtcaccagttcctactgagcatgtgcaagaattcagactatacgtatatgcatttgtgattggctgattgctatcacatggtacaagggcagtggaaatatacataactttgaaatttgttagaaaaaaatcttctactcatttgaagttcagactaagtgctattgcattgtcttgttatcttgcatttgttgattatgcaaatctaatgtgttgactggtcctttaaggctgtaatgtaacaaaataggtaaaaagtcaaggggggtaaatacttttgcaaggcattgtacatGCATTAGATGTTGGGATGAAGATAAGAAATCAGTAATACAGTTGGGGAGGATTAGGAAAGGCCATGAAATGTGAGACTGCGTAAGTCATTTAGATGAAAAATGTTAGATTTGTAGGAGGGAGAATGCAAAATAATGACAGAGGAACTATAGACTGGGGGAAGCGAGGAGAAAGTGAAATGCCACATGTcatgggggtattgtatttccaACATAGACAATAGGCAGGCCACTTTATGTGGAAACTTTTTTCATTTTGGTTTGTATTGCAGATGCCGGTAGCTGTTGGACCCTATGGCCAATCACAACCCAACTGCTTTGACAGAGTGAAAATGGGCTTCATGATGGGGTTTGCAGTGGGTATAGCAGCAGGAGCTTTATTTGGCACCTTCTCGTGCTTGAGGTGAGCAAACTGTGCATTATTCATCAATAATGCCCTCTTACAGCACATGCAAACACGTGGATCAAatttattttagattttgttaCTAGCAAAAATATGAAGGATTCAGCCAAGGGTGCTCGTGTTTAGATGTATGTGCAATAATCAAAAGTAAAATTCTAGGACCATTAGCTATCTGTTATATGAGATttgtaaagtccagcaccaattaattatttgtttgtatttatctACATATCTTAACTGAGCTACCTACAGTTATCTACACCTGTTCATATGTTGTGCTATTGGTTTTACTTGTTGCCTGCTGTTATACTACACCAGATCCTTCTTCTTTAGGGGTTTTACCTCCGCTTGCATTTTAGTATCGTTCCTTTGCATTTGTGTTCAGAtttctgttgttgttgtttttttctcgcaGGAGATTAAAGGGAGAATAAcctcaaaatgaaacgttcatgattcagataaagcatgcaattttccaatttactcctatttaatttgcttcagtctctttatatccattgctgaaaagcatacataagtaggcttaggagcagcaatgcactactaggaggtggctgcacatatgtcttgtcacaggctcacccaatgtgttcatctagctcccagtagtgcattgctgttccttcaacaaaggataccaatagaattaagaaaattagaccgttatttaaaatgatatgctgtatctgaatcatggggaaaaaaaaattggggtcccTTTTTAATATGCTCATGAAGATACCATACCTGGTCCCTGTCCGTATATCTCAGGCGTTTTACAAAAAGTTAAACCATATTATTGAAAGTGGAAAATTCCTCTAAACAAACCTGTGAGGCTTTATAAATTCTAACTCCTGTTTCTATTTTCCTTTGTTCCTGAATCATTGGGACAGTCTGCTGTACCTAACCTGTAAACTCTCTGTTCATCTTTACAACTGGGGACTTCCCAGATGGATGTAATTACTTCCATCCccatcattattaaagggacagtctaggccaaaataaactttctagactgcaagtctgtcaaaagaactgaaaaaaggggcagtttgcagaggcttagatacaagataatcacagaggttaaaagtatattattataaatgtgttagttatgcaaaactgggaaatgggtaataaagggattatctatcttttaaaacaataaaaattctggtgtagactgtccctttaacaatctcaaaattattaaagaaagacaaaatcatgaaagtttgtggGGTTATGTATGTAttctagggctgcacgattaatggcgtatacaatttaaaaaccgcgagagtatgcaatttttagtcCCGcccctatgacgtacaggagggctggCTGTAACTGTTCATTGCGCGCAAGCTTCTGTACTgaaaggagggggtggggggggaatAGAGATGCTATGCAGGAGCTGCGCTATGTTGGAATTTTCCTGTTTGCCTCTGCTCTGATGGCAGCAGTCACAGCTGCCTACACAGGTAAAATAAAGTCTGTTTACATAGAAAAAATGAAGCCtcttcttttaaccctttaaggacacagctttcagtttgctcaattgttttatgacggaaaaattccgtcatatgtccttaagaggttaaagaaaatATTTGACGCGAACAGTTCAGAAAGTGCACCgcggaaaatagctcagacagtgaagtacaagtgcacttttactctactgtctgatcTATTTTCCATGGTGCACATTCTGAAATGTTTTTAAACCCTTCAACAAGACTTTCTTTTGGGGAGGAtattttccggtgggaggagcgtgtAGCAAGAACGCGCGCTCTACAGCTCCAAGCTAGGAGGGCTGGTAGGAGAGCAAGACACCCCGATACGCTGACTCCGATTGTCGGGAGAGTGAGAGTCCTGACCGGGGAGTGATACGTTGAGCAGCGGTATACGGAAAACACAGGTGCTGAATGGAGGCCGGATTGCATTGGCCGCAAAGACAAGCAGAAGCCATAACGCTGCCCCACCAGCCAAGCAACAGGTATCCTTAGCCTGGAGTGGAGACCACAGCGCAGCACAGGATTCTGGCATCGTGTCAGCAGGTGTGGGGACTGAGTGTGCTGCACAGAGAGACCGGTCAAAAAATCTTCATAATTCCGGAGTGTTTTTCCAGCCGGTGACGGGGCCCTGGAACAGTCGTGAGGTATCGCGGATGCTGTAGGGTCGTGGGAAACAACGGTGAAGTGGACGGCAGCACATCTCAAAGGCAGACCCATAACCGGAAGCAAACCGCAAGTATTATGTGTATAGACTTGGTTGTGCGGCTGTAACTGTGGCTTATTGTTGACATTTGTTGCATCACCACTAAATACATAGAAACGAACACATGCTTACAGACACAGTGCACGTTCACTAAAGTGAGTCTGTTAACAGAAATCCAGTGGTGGGGCAGCGCACAAGGAGGTAACAGATTGGCTAAGGAGGAAAGCAGTAAGGACATACTGGAGAGCTTCAAAGACATAATAGGAGAAGGGGACAGAAGAAGGGAAGCTGGAAATTTTGTTCATTAGATCAAGAAACAACTATTTTTTCTGGATAAGTTGAATTACAAATTCAGGGAGGACGGAACCTCACAGTGGAACAAGCATGGGAATAAAATGaacctaaaataaaaaaggaataacaGGACTTTCTGTATATTACACAGGCTGACTTTAAAATGTATCTTGTTTTCCTGTAAAcctgattttattatttatctccCTAGTAATTGTATGTAAATATCTCCTAGGACACAGACCAGATCTAAGCCCTGTAAGATAATCAGAGATAAAGAGCAGGCACTAGGGCATTAGTAAGATCCTCTGTTCAGGAGCCAGACATTTATCCCCATAGAAGGGGGAaagggagaagggagagaaaaaggaaaatatataggtCACAGAAAGGGTTTATTTTTTATGAACCAAGTAGAAAGTCATCCAAAAACCTTTGGTTAACTGGTTCATTCTTTTTCACTATGTTCCTAGAATTGTAACATGTTATCACAAGCATTGTGTATGTAGACTGGCAATAGGCTGCAACATTGTTACAGAGTGATAGCTGTTATAACAAATTAAGGTTCTTGCTTACTTTTTTTTTCAACGAGTTCAGATCTCGCTGAATAGAATCAGGCAAACGAAAATTGAAGTATTTAGCGTGAGAAGTTGTTTAAAGCATAGTGGAGTACAGACAATAAAGTTAACACTATAGTGCCTAGGTATTGAAAATATTATCTGCATCGTATAACAACTTGTAAATCTGGTCAATTAATACGTGTAAGGGTTAATTCCCTGTATATAATTCCCAGGTTATGAGGAACAGTGTTTCTGTACACAGCTGCAGACCTTTTGAAGGTTTGTAACACAAAGCTATAGTTACTGAAACTATGTATTCAATAACTACACTTGCACAGTGGAGATTGATAAAGAAAATGGCAAAATGTAACTAGTATGGTATTACATTTTGCATGTTGTATAAGCAAGGAAGTAAACAGCAGGCTAATATCAGATAATGCCTGTCTGACAAGAATACTGAAAACAACTGTCAAAGCGTTTTTAGGAAAGTCCAGGATTAATGATATGTTATAGCAGAAGTAAGCTCAATCCTAAAGGCTGATGACAAGTATCTCAGGACGCCTGCTTACCAGCGCAATGCTTGTGCGGACAGGTACGGAGCACTCTCAGCTGATTTGGAGACAGAGAGCGAGTTGTTGTTAGCGCTCAGCTGAGAGGGCTGGAGGCGTGACAGTGTCAGATCCTTGAGTGACGGATGACGTCACACGCTGGCGGTCGGACCGCAAACAGAAAATAACACAGTAAAAGTAAGTATGAGGAGGCTAAGGTTATAAGATGAGGTTGTCAGTCTTTAGGTATCAGATATCCAAAGAGAAATGGAGCGGTCATATGAAATAAGGTGGCTTGAAAGCAATCCCACTTGCTGACTGTAGATACGGAAATTATTAGCAGACAAGTTCCAAACGGAGTGAAAGCAGCTTGTGCTGGAGTAATTGGTAATCCACAAACGTGCAGGGAGAAGTAACAATGAAAGTTACTAGGTATACACCAAAAGGAGCTAGCAACTACCTTAGGAAAAGTAGCAacaatactaagcactaggaacagggcgtagctagCATTTAAAGGGCAGGATGTATGATGACACAAAAGTGGGAGGTAACAGGTAGAATCCTGacatcatccccccccccccccaaagagagACAACGAAAGTCAAGGAGCAGGACGATGCGGATGACGTCGATGGAAAAGAGAGACCTTTTGAGGAGCATGGACATTAGAGGAGGGCTCCCAAGAATCGTCATCCGAAGGGTAACCTTTCCAAGCTACGAGATACTGCAGTTGTCCGTTGCAAATCCTTGAATCTTTGATAGAGGAGACCTCAAACTCATCAGTTGATGGAAGTGAACCCAGTGGAGGACTGACAGTGCCCTGGGAACTCAAATTCCGGCAAGGTTTCAGCAGGGATATGTGGAAAGTAGGATGAATCTTGATGGTAGGTGGTAAATCCAGAGTAACAGCATTCGGATTGACAATCCGGGATATCCGATATGGACCAATAAACAACCCACCCAATTTCTTACTGGGAATTCTGAGTTTTAGGTTTTTTGTCGATAACCACACCAGATTACCTATCTCATAAGATGGTGCGGGTCTTCTTCGGAGGTTGTAGTAATGCATCTGTTTCTCTTGAGCGGCTGCAATGTTACTTTTTAGAGTATCAAAATTTTGACGGAGATTGGCAACAAAGTCGTTTGCAGTGGGACACTCTGAACAGGTATTTGGAGAACCAGACGTAGGATAAGGGCTAGGATGGTAGCCATAGTTAGCAAAAAAAGGCGAAGACTTGGTGGATGAGTTTACTGAGTTGTTAaaggcaaattctgccattgaCAGAAAAGACAGCCAATCTTCCTGCTGGTATGCACAGAAGCATCGAATatattgttccaaccattggttaacCCTCTCCACCTGTCCGTTGGTTTGTGGGTGTAATGACGTTGAGAATCGATGGTCGATCTGGAGAAGAGATGTTAAGGATCTCCAAAAGCGAGAAGTAAATTGGGTCCCCCGATCTGAAGTTAAGATCTTTGGGAAACCATGGAGGCGAACAATATTGTCCAGAAATAGTTTAGCTGTCTCTGATGCTGTTGGTAACTTGTTgtaaggtacaaaatgagccattttggtgaAGAGATCGATAACAACCAAGATTGTGTTCATTCCTGAAGATCTTGGAaggtctacaatgaagtccattgaaacATGATTCCAAGGATGTGATGGAATGGGCAAAAACATGAGGTAACCCACGGGATAAGACTTGGAACTTTTAGAAGTAGCACAGACATTACAAGATGAGACGTGTTCTTTTATGGTTTTTGACATTGATGGCCACCAATAATATCTTGTAAGAGTTTCCAACGTTCTTCTTTCTCCCGGATGGCCTGCGAGAGGGGATTCATGGTGTAATTTCATTACAGTTGATCTCATACTCTGTGGTACATAAATCTTTCCAGAGTGCAACATCAGCCCATCTGTATCCAATTGTAAGTCATGATGTGCTAGATCCTCATCAGAGCCGTAAGCATCCTTGATTGATTTTGTGAGGTATGAGGTTATACCTAAGAACCTCTCTGCAGGGAGTACAGGGGTGGACTAATGTTGAAACTCAGGAGGTTGATCTTTCCTTGACAaagcatcagcctttccatttctGGATGAAGGTCTATATACTATATGAAaattaaatctggtgaagaaaagaCACCAAcgtgcttgtcttgcagacaatgTTTTGCTGTTTTGTAGAAAAgctagattcttgtgatctgtgtatatgaTGATGGGGAGTTTGGTAccctctaatagatgtctccagttTTCCAAAGCCTTTTTAATTGCCAGCCGTTCTTTCTCACCGATAGGGTAATTTCTTTCAGAAGAAgagagaacctttgagaaaaagGCGATAGGGTGCATGGGTTCTGTAACCCCAGACTTTTGAGATAAGATGGCTCCTAAAGCAAAGtctgaagcatccacttcaagaatataCTGATGTTCGGAGTTAGGGAagcggagaataggtgcagaggtgacttTAGTTTTCAAGAGTTCGAATGCTGAAGCAGCCTCTGGGGTCCAGTGGAACTTCTGTCGAGTACT
This genomic window contains:
- the ROMO1 gene encoding reactive oxygen species modulator 1, whose product is MPVAVGPYGQSQPNCFDRVKMGFMMGFAVGIAAGALFGTFSCLRVGMRGRELMGGVGKTMMQSGGTFGTFMAIGMGIRC